The following proteins come from a genomic window of Nocardiopsis sp. YSL2:
- a CDS encoding peroxiredoxin: MTHPIPEGATAPDFSLRDQHGSPAVLSELRGGPVLLVFYPLAFSGVCAGELADLRRHHAEFAALGTTVLAVSVDSVFSLRTWSDAEDFPFRLLSDFWPHGRVAQDYGVFDADRGVARRGTFLVGPEGTVRWSVLTGAAEPRDVRAYLARSRALAEETGTRRPPRDGMIIRDAGARSSAG; this comes from the coding sequence ATGACCCACCCGATCCCCGAGGGCGCCACCGCGCCCGACTTCTCGCTGCGCGACCAGCACGGAAGCCCCGCCGTCCTCTCGGAGCTGCGCGGCGGCCCGGTGCTGCTCGTCTTCTACCCGCTGGCCTTCTCCGGGGTCTGCGCGGGCGAACTGGCCGATCTGCGACGGCACCACGCGGAGTTCGCCGCCCTGGGCACCACGGTCCTGGCGGTGTCGGTGGACTCGGTGTTCTCGCTGCGGACCTGGTCCGACGCCGAGGACTTCCCCTTCCGGCTGCTGTCGGACTTCTGGCCGCACGGACGTGTGGCGCAGGACTACGGGGTCTTCGACGCCGACCGCGGCGTCGCCCGCCGCGGCACCTTCCTGGTCGGCCCCGAGGGGACCGTGCGCTGGAGCGTGCTCACCGGCGCGGCCGAGCCGCGCGACGTGCGCGCGTACCTCGCCCGGTCCCGTGCCCTGGCGGAGGAAACCGGGACGCGCCGACCGCCGCGAGACGGTATGATCATCCGCGACGCAGGGGCGCGTAGCTCAGCTGGTTAG
- a CDS encoding DUF3052 domain-containing protein, translating to MSATAGQAQSERGLADRLGFKPGQVVQEFGFDDDVDEGLRASIAELTGEALVDEDFDGDVDAALLWWRSDEEEDLADALMDTVTLIADGGTILVLTPKAGRELHVSPNDVAEAANTSGLSQTSAVSIGSEWSGTRLVVPKR from the coding sequence GTGAGCGCGACCGCGGGCCAGGCACAAAGCGAACGCGGCTTGGCTGACCGACTCGGATTCAAGCCGGGTCAGGTGGTGCAGGAATTCGGTTTCGACGATGACGTCGACGAGGGACTGCGCGCATCCATCGCCGAACTCACGGGCGAGGCGCTGGTCGACGAGGATTTCGACGGTGACGTCGATGCGGCACTGCTGTGGTGGCGGTCGGACGAGGAGGAGGACCTGGCCGACGCGCTGATGGACACCGTGACGCTCATCGCCGACGGGGGCACCATCCTGGTGCTGACCCCGAAGGCGGGACGTGAGCTGCACGTGTCCCCCAACGACGTCGCCGAGGCGGCCAACACGTCGGGTCTGTCGCAGACCAGCGCTGTGAGCATTGGATCGGAGTGGTCGGGTACGCGCCTGGTCGTTCCCAAGCGGTGA
- a CDS encoding secondary thiamine-phosphate synthase enzyme YjbQ: protein MRTQILELHTGGSESITDITRECGDFVSESGGGDGLLNVFVPHATAGVAIIELGAGSDDDLLASLDDLLPADDRWRHQHGSRGHGRSHVMPAFVAPQTTVPVLGGRLELGTWQSIAVVDLNVDNPERRVRLSYLSSA from the coding sequence ATGCGGACACAGATCCTTGAGCTGCACACCGGCGGATCGGAGAGCATCACCGACATCACGCGGGAGTGCGGCGACTTCGTCTCCGAGTCCGGAGGAGGAGACGGTCTCCTCAACGTGTTCGTCCCGCACGCGACCGCGGGCGTGGCGATCATCGAACTCGGGGCGGGGTCGGACGACGACCTGCTCGCCTCCCTGGACGACCTGCTGCCGGCGGACGACCGCTGGCGCCACCAGCACGGATCCAGGGGACACGGCCGGTCGCACGTGATGCCGGCCTTCGTCGCCCCGCAGACCACCGTTCCCGTCCTGGGCGGAAGGCTCGAACTGGGAACATGGCAGTCCATCGCCGTGGTCGATCTGAACGTGGACAACCCCGAGCGCAGGGTACGGCTGTCGTACCTGTCGTCGGCATGA